A genomic region of Mycolicibacterium poriferae contains the following coding sequences:
- a CDS encoding AAA family ATPase, whose product MGIVLTDEFRHALDLLAGGRHVFLTGKAGTGKSTLIRHFMADTERNVVVVAPTGIAALNVDGYTIHRLFGFRPTTTLDDIRSGGYRPGRFTKTLASLQTLIVDEASMVRADTFDMVAAALERFGPAPGSAFGGVQIVLVGDLYQLPPVVNEHESGFFSGVPYETPYFFSAHCFDRAQFPTVSLTTVFRQLGDDRMTAILNEIREGVLLGHAQEQLNARADADFVPPDDELWLTLAPTNRLVTARNRQHLQRLPGDEFVHQARSSGDLSLFDPPVEETLRFKVGAQIMMLTNDQGNRWVNGTIGRVVGVGYDRYGAVVEVEFADGSCAEVPPFTWEATRPVLSGGSLGREVVGSYTQLPFKLAWAITIHKSQGQTLPRLMVDLTGGMFSTGQLYVALSRCTSLAGLVLKRPVLPKDLKTDRRIARFLRGAGDSTAARRYCAIGMLTVGDEGRMSRPRPVELAVAFDDGTAISTLINPQRDIADARTSFGIGVADVLLAPTLREAWAMLAPMLAGCTPVAVGVDEQLGLIDFELKRLGYVTAMPLGVELRGTRVTGRTALERARSALAAHTRSDAEDGSSAFDEPEPTEVTSGLLISRDRDVATPAADHLPALSALLRISRDVGAVLLGAAAPAGNTADIGWDAAARRSVADQLRAAVSRVRLPADVLDRLHATEKVLGIEIAGEAMLLDSYAIADALLPGTRICFTGTAQDAAGRVVERWEMEDLARSVGLTPVKSVSKTRCDVLVTAEAGTQSGKARKAQEYGKPVFCADEFFAWIAHRPAK is encoded by the coding sequence ATGGGGATCGTCCTCACCGACGAGTTCCGTCACGCGCTGGATCTGCTGGCCGGCGGCCGCCACGTCTTTTTGACCGGCAAGGCCGGCACCGGCAAGTCGACGTTGATCCGGCACTTCATGGCCGACACCGAGCGCAACGTGGTCGTCGTCGCGCCGACGGGCATCGCCGCGCTGAACGTCGACGGCTACACCATCCACCGGCTGTTCGGGTTCCGTCCGACGACGACGCTGGACGACATCCGGTCCGGCGGCTACCGGCCGGGCCGGTTCACCAAGACGCTGGCGTCGCTGCAGACGCTGATCGTCGACGAGGCGTCGATGGTGCGCGCCGACACCTTCGACATGGTCGCCGCCGCCCTAGAACGCTTCGGCCCGGCGCCGGGTTCCGCGTTCGGCGGCGTGCAGATCGTGTTGGTCGGTGACCTGTACCAGTTGCCGCCGGTGGTCAACGAGCACGAATCCGGGTTCTTCTCCGGCGTGCCCTACGAGACGCCGTACTTCTTCTCGGCACACTGCTTCGACCGCGCCCAGTTCCCCACTGTCTCGCTGACGACGGTGTTCCGCCAGCTTGGCGACGACCGGATGACGGCCATCCTCAACGAGATTCGCGAGGGAGTGCTGCTGGGTCACGCCCAGGAGCAGCTCAACGCCCGCGCCGACGCCGACTTCGTGCCGCCCGACGACGAGTTGTGGCTCACCCTCGCGCCGACGAACAGGCTGGTGACCGCCCGCAACCGTCAACATCTGCAGCGGCTTCCCGGTGACGAGTTCGTGCACCAGGCACGGTCTTCGGGTGATCTGTCGCTGTTCGATCCGCCGGTCGAGGAGACGCTGCGCTTCAAGGTCGGCGCACAGATCATGATGCTCACCAACGACCAGGGCAACCGGTGGGTCAACGGCACCATCGGCCGCGTCGTGGGCGTGGGCTACGACCGCTACGGCGCGGTGGTGGAGGTGGAGTTCGCCGACGGCAGCTGCGCCGAGGTCCCGCCGTTCACCTGGGAGGCCACCCGACCGGTGCTGTCCGGGGGTTCGCTGGGTCGGGAGGTGGTCGGGTCGTACACCCAGTTGCCGTTCAAGCTGGCGTGGGCGATCACGATCCACAAGAGTCAGGGGCAGACGCTGCCGCGGTTGATGGTCGACCTCACCGGCGGCATGTTCTCCACGGGCCAGCTCTATGTGGCGTTGAGCCGGTGCACCTCGTTGGCCGGCCTGGTGCTCAAACGTCCTGTGCTGCCGAAGGATCTCAAGACCGATCGGCGCATTGCCCGTTTCCTGCGCGGCGCCGGCGACAGTACCGCCGCCCGACGCTACTGCGCAATCGGGATGCTGACCGTCGGCGACGAGGGCCGGATGTCGCGGCCGCGGCCGGTGGAGCTTGCGGTGGCCTTCGACGACGGCACCGCGATCTCGACGCTGATCAATCCGCAGCGCGACATCGCCGATGCGCGAACGTCGTTCGGCATCGGGGTCGCCGATGTGCTGTTGGCTCCGACGCTGCGCGAGGCGTGGGCGATGCTCGCGCCGATGCTGGCCGGCTGCACGCCGGTCGCGGTCGGCGTCGACGAGCAGCTCGGCCTGATCGACTTCGAACTCAAGCGGCTCGGCTATGTGACGGCGATGCCGCTGGGCGTCGAACTGCGCGGCACCCGGGTGACGGGACGCACCGCGCTGGAGCGGGCCCGTTCGGCGCTGGCGGCACACACCCGCTCCGACGCCGAGGACGGTTCGTCGGCGTTCGACGAACCCGAACCCACCGAGGTGACGTCGGGGCTGTTGATCAGCCGCGACCGGGATGTGGCCACTCCTGCCGCCGATCATCTGCCTGCGCTGTCGGCGCTGTTACGGATCAGCCGCGACGTGGGCGCGGTGTTGCTCGGGGCGGCGGCACCCGCGGGCAACACAGCCGACATCGGTTGGGACGCAGCGGCGCGCCGTTCGGTGGCCGATCAGCTCCGCGCGGCGGTGTCGCGGGTTCGTCTGCCCGCCGATGTGCTGGACCGGCTGCACGCGACCGAGAAAGTACTGGGCATCGAGATCGCCGGCGAAGCAATGCTTCTCGACAGCTATGCGATCGCTGACGCGCTGCTGCCCGGCACCCGGATCTGTTTCACCGGGACCGCACAGGACGCCGCCG
- a CDS encoding TVP38/TMEM64 family protein, producing the protein MVDSEDTPPVSRRPHIVRLALFAAALGVLFYLVAVQRVIDVEYVRELVAATGPLAPLTYVVVSALLGAVLVPGPLLAAGSGFLFGPLVGTFVTLGAAMGTAVMAALAGRRAGRDSARALLGPSRAERIDVLVQRRGLWAVVGQRFVPGISDALASYTFGAFGVPIWQMAVGSLIGSAPRAFSYTAAGAAIGEFSAPLAIAAVTVWCATAVIGAFAAHRGWRAWRSGR; encoded by the coding sequence ATGGTCGACAGCGAAGACACTCCCCCGGTATCGCGGCGCCCGCACATCGTGCGGTTGGCGCTGTTCGCCGCGGCGCTCGGGGTGCTGTTCTATCTGGTCGCCGTGCAGCGGGTCATCGACGTGGAGTACGTGCGTGAGCTGGTGGCTGCGACGGGTCCGTTGGCGCCGCTGACCTACGTGGTGGTCTCGGCACTGCTGGGCGCGGTGCTGGTGCCCGGGCCGCTGCTGGCGGCGGGCAGTGGTTTCCTGTTCGGGCCGCTGGTCGGGACGTTCGTCACGCTGGGTGCTGCGATGGGGACCGCGGTGATGGCCGCGCTGGCGGGCCGGCGGGCGGGACGCGACAGTGCCCGCGCGCTGCTGGGCCCCTCCCGCGCGGAACGTATCGACGTGCTGGTGCAGCGCCGCGGGCTGTGGGCGGTCGTCGGGCAGCGGTTCGTGCCGGGTATCAGCGACGCGCTGGCCTCCTACACGTTCGGGGCGTTCGGTGTGCCGATCTGGCAGATGGCGGTCGGCTCGCTGATCGGATCGGCGCCGCGGGCGTTCTCCTACACTGCAGCGGGCGCAGCGATCGGCGAGTTCTCCGCACCGCTGGCCATCGCCGCCGTGACGGTGTGGTGCGCGACGGCGGTGATCGGCGCGTTCGCCGCGCACCGCGGCTGGCGGGCCTGGCGGTCCGGCCGATAG
- a CDS encoding helicase HerA domain-containing protein, translating into MDSLQRDALASLRLTWAPTVDDLWKPQAATHVSGLNEHAVDDVMDAFTDALRDESSSPLGVVIRGPAGSGKTHLLGQVRERVQADGGFFFVIELLDAASFWQSVRNGILESFGRPGAHRETQLKDLLWELSSLAHVSRADRRAIVGDADLEPEVLDRFVNALAKVRKDTVRHCHQTLRALVLFAATDLTAQDIGEAYLQASSEAGGDERLRWGLRAAPSLTQECVREISRLVALVGPSVLAVDQIDTLLAASLAQPGDAGDTLLEQVAHGLMALRQTTRRTVSVVACLPAVWESIRDRATASVADRFRVTGVLTPVPSADIGRAILERRFSTSYASVDFRPPYPSWPIRPSAFDEALDYTPRQLLIRADTHVRQCLRHREVLALDHLAEDAGPVWDTQEGDRVVAPSSELDRAFAEYRRRAVPAAALDPEGEDITMPELLGAALTAWIAERDGDQAYLCDPPPGAHVMLHGRLRQSLDAATDDERHWAFRAVAASNALSAQSRVRKAFTAAGLQAGSDRRQLFLLRNTPWPTGPKTAELMADVHAAGARTVELGDDDLRTMIALRDLINDDHHDLPGWLRRNRPAHGLALLRHALGGEADTPAPPAEEAGPEVEEAGPGLEDAGRGLEDTGTEPDVIDVPDIPVPDNEIPLGRDLRTDAPVTIELSALRKHVAIFAGSGSGKTVLIRRLVEECALRGVSAIVLDPNNDLSRLGTAWPEPPSGWRRPDDAAAAEYLQHTDVRIWTPRRANGAPLAFQPLPDFASVVDDHDEFIDAVESACAALEPRALISGQTQKAGRARAVLREALQYYGTTPAPSLPGFIGMLADLPDDVSGLADARKIAGNIAQDLQAAMVNDPLFGGSGTPVDPGVLLTPADGYRARVSVISMIGLTSEEQRQSFVNQLQMALFAWIKRNPAGERPLGGLLVMDEAQTLAPSRGFTACKRSTLALSSQARKYGLGLVFATQHPKALDNSIPGNAATQFYGLLNSPAQIETAREMARAKGGLVDDISRLRAGNFYVATEGEAFHRIVAPWCLSYHPASPPAAEDVLALAAASR; encoded by the coding sequence ATGGATTCACTGCAGCGCGACGCCCTCGCCTCGCTGCGCCTGACGTGGGCGCCCACCGTCGACGACCTGTGGAAGCCCCAGGCAGCCACCCACGTCAGCGGGTTGAACGAGCACGCCGTCGACGACGTCATGGACGCCTTCACCGACGCGCTGCGCGACGAATCGTCCTCGCCGCTCGGCGTGGTGATCCGCGGCCCCGCCGGTTCGGGCAAGACCCACCTGCTCGGCCAGGTCCGCGAACGCGTGCAGGCCGACGGTGGGTTCTTCTTCGTCATCGAGCTGCTCGACGCGGCCAGTTTCTGGCAGTCGGTGCGCAACGGCATCCTGGAGAGCTTCGGCAGGCCCGGCGCACACCGCGAAACCCAGCTCAAGGACCTGCTGTGGGAGCTGTCGTCGCTGGCGCACGTGTCGCGCGCCGACCGCCGCGCCATCGTCGGTGACGCCGACCTCGAACCCGAGGTGCTCGACCGGTTCGTCAACGCGCTGGCCAAGGTCCGCAAGGACACGGTGCGACACTGCCATCAGACCCTGCGGGCGCTGGTGCTGTTCGCGGCGACCGACCTGACCGCCCAGGACATCGGCGAGGCGTACCTGCAGGCCAGCTCGGAGGCCGGTGGTGACGAGCGGCTGCGCTGGGGTCTGCGCGCCGCGCCGTCGCTGACGCAGGAATGCGTGCGGGAGATTTCGCGTCTGGTCGCGCTGGTCGGCCCGTCGGTGCTGGCGGTCGACCAGATCGACACGCTGCTGGCGGCGTCCCTCGCGCAGCCGGGCGACGCCGGTGACACGCTGCTCGAGCAGGTGGCCCACGGGTTGATGGCGCTGCGTCAGACGACACGGCGCACGGTATCGGTGGTCGCGTGCCTGCCCGCGGTATGGGAGAGCATCCGCGACCGCGCCACGGCCAGCGTGGCCGACCGGTTCCGGGTCACCGGGGTGCTGACGCCGGTGCCGTCCGCCGACATCGGCCGCGCGATCCTGGAGCGCCGCTTCAGCACCAGCTACGCCTCGGTCGACTTCAGGCCGCCGTATCCGAGCTGGCCGATCCGGCCGTCGGCGTTCGACGAGGCGCTGGACTACACGCCCCGTCAGCTGCTGATCCGCGCCGACACCCACGTGCGGCAGTGCCTGCGTCACCGCGAGGTCCTCGCGCTCGACCATCTCGCCGAGGACGCCGGTCCTGTGTGGGACACGCAGGAGGGCGACCGGGTCGTCGCACCGTCGTCCGAGCTGGACCGCGCCTTCGCCGAGTACCGGCGTCGCGCGGTGCCCGCCGCCGCGCTGGACCCGGAAGGCGAGGACATCACGATGCCCGAGCTGCTGGGTGCGGCGCTGACCGCGTGGATCGCCGAGCGCGACGGTGATCAGGCGTACCTGTGCGATCCGCCGCCCGGCGCGCACGTGATGCTGCACGGCCGGTTGCGCCAGAGTCTGGACGCCGCGACCGACGACGAACGGCACTGGGCGTTCCGCGCGGTGGCCGCCAGCAACGCGCTGTCCGCGCAGAGCCGGGTCCGCAAGGCGTTCACCGCCGCCGGCCTGCAGGCCGGTTCCGACCGCAGGCAGCTGTTCCTGCTGCGCAACACGCCATGGCCGACGGGCCCCAAGACCGCCGAGCTGATGGCCGACGTGCATGCCGCCGGCGCGCGCACCGTCGAACTCGGTGACGACGACCTGCGCACGATGATCGCGCTGCGCGACCTGATCAACGACGACCATCACGACCTGCCCGGGTGGTTGCGCCGCAACCGGCCCGCGCACGGGTTGGCGCTGCTGCGCCACGCGCTAGGGGGCGAGGCGGACACCCCCGCGCCGCCTGCCGAAGAGGCCGGGCCCGAGGTCGAGGAGGCCGGGCCCGGGCTCGAGGACGCCGGGCGTGGTCTCGAGGACACCGGCACCGAACCCGACGTCATCGACGTGCCCGACATCCCGGTGCCCGACAACGAGATTCCACTCGGCCGCGACCTGCGCACCGATGCGCCGGTGACGATCGAGCTGTCCGCGCTGCGCAAGCATGTGGCGATCTTCGCCGGATCGGGCTCGGGCAAGACCGTGCTGATCCGCCGGCTGGTCGAAGAGTGCGCGTTGCGCGGGGTGTCGGCCATCGTGCTGGACCCCAACAACGACCTGTCCCGGCTCGGCACTGCCTGGCCCGAGCCGCCGTCGGGATGGCGGCGTCCCGACGACGCGGCCGCCGCGGAGTACCTGCAGCACACCGATGTCCGGATCTGGACGCCGCGCCGCGCCAACGGCGCACCGCTTGCGTTCCAGCCGCTGCCCGACTTCGCCAGCGTCGTCGACGACCACGACGAGTTCATCGACGCCGTCGAATCCGCCTGCGCAGCACTGGAACCGCGGGCGCTGATCTCCGGTCAGACCCAGAAGGCCGGCCGGGCGCGGGCGGTGCTGCGCGAAGCGTTGCAGTACTACGGCACCACACCGGCACCGTCCCTGCCCGGCTTCATCGGCATGCTCGCCGACCTGCCCGATGACGTCAGCGGGCTGGCCGACGCCCGCAAGATCGCCGGCAACATCGCCCAGGACCTGCAGGCGGCAATGGTCAACGACCCGCTGTTCGGCGGCTCCGGCACCCCGGTCGACCCCGGCGTGCTGCTCACCCCGGCCGACGGATACCGGGCGCGGGTGTCGGTGATCAGCATGATCGGGCTGACTTCTGAGGAACAGCGGCAGAGCTTCGTCAACCAGCTGCAGATGGCGCTGTTCGCGTGGATCAAGCGCAACCCCGCCGGGGAACGTCCGCTCGGCGGGCTGCTGGTGATGGACGAAGCGCAGACCCTCGCCCCGTCAAGGGGATTCACCGCCTGCAAGCGCAGCACCCTGGCACTGTCGTCGCAGGCCCGCAAATACGGCCTGGGGTTGGTGTTCGCCACCCAACACCCCAAGGCTCTCGACAACAGCATCCCGGGCAATGCGGCGACCCAGTTCTACGGCCTGTTGAACTCGCCCGCCCAGATCGAGACGGCGCGCGAGATGGCCCGAGCCAAGGGCGGTCTGGTCGACGACATCAGCAGACTGCGGGCCGGGAACTTCTACGTCGCGACCGAAGGCGAGGCGTTTCACCGCATCGTCGCACCGTGGTGCCTGTCGTATCACCCGGCCAGCCCGCCGGCCGCCGAGGACGTCCTCGCCCTCGCCGCTGCGTCCCGGTGA
- a CDS encoding APC family permease: MTKPTQPATAGVDAHQGHLKRALGTPSLALFGLVYMVPLTVFTTYGIVTETSGGRLPLSYVVTLVAMVFTALSYARMSAAFPLAGSAYTYTQKSFGAPTGFLAGWSLLLDYLFLPMINYLVIGIYLNAALPALPEWVIVLVAIGVVTVLNIVGIVSVARANFLIIAVQAIFIVTFVALALGETFGGGSVDLAAPFTGDGTATGLGPVLAGAAILCLSFLGFDAVSTLSEEAKDPRRGVPRAIMIATISAGLIFILLSYVGQLVYPSNEFADVDSGSLDVMVAAGGQFLNNFFTAAYVAGALGSALTSQASVARILYAMGRDGILPRKLFGHISPRFSTPVYAILVVSVVSLLAIVIDLATLASLISFGALVAFSAVNLSVIKHFFVDLRDRSRVALNLIAPGVGFLLTAWLWTSLSGMTLVLGLIWLAIGFVWLLVVTRGFRRSTPVLDLAE, encoded by the coding sequence ATGACCAAGCCAACCCAGCCGGCCACGGCCGGCGTCGACGCCCACCAGGGCCATCTGAAGCGTGCGCTGGGCACGCCCTCGCTGGCGCTGTTCGGGCTGGTGTACATGGTGCCGCTGACGGTGTTCACCACCTACGGCATCGTCACCGAGACCTCCGGGGGCCGGCTGCCGCTGTCCTACGTGGTGACGCTGGTGGCGATGGTCTTCACCGCGTTGTCCTACGCGCGGATGTCGGCGGCGTTCCCGCTGGCGGGGTCGGCCTACACCTACACCCAGAAGTCGTTCGGCGCCCCGACCGGCTTCCTGGCGGGGTGGTCGCTGCTGCTGGACTACCTGTTCCTACCGATGATCAACTATCTGGTCATCGGCATCTATCTCAATGCCGCGCTGCCGGCGCTGCCGGAGTGGGTGATCGTGCTCGTCGCGATCGGTGTCGTCACGGTGCTCAACATCGTCGGCATCGTGTCGGTGGCGCGGGCCAACTTCCTGATCATCGCCGTGCAGGCGATCTTCATCGTCACGTTCGTCGCGCTCGCGCTGGGCGAGACGTTCGGCGGCGGCAGCGTGGACCTGGCGGCGCCGTTCACCGGCGACGGTACCGCCACCGGCCTGGGTCCGGTGCTCGCCGGCGCAGCCATCCTGTGTCTGTCGTTCCTCGGGTTCGACGCGGTGTCCACGCTGTCGGAGGAAGCCAAGGACCCCCGGCGCGGGGTGCCGCGGGCCATCATGATCGCCACCATCTCCGCGGGCCTGATCTTCATCCTGCTGTCCTATGTGGGCCAATTGGTCTATCCGTCCAACGAGTTCGCCGATGTCGACTCCGGATCGCTGGACGTGATGGTCGCCGCGGGCGGGCAGTTCCTGAACAACTTCTTCACGGCCGCCTATGTCGCGGGCGCGTTGGGGTCGGCGTTGACGTCGCAGGCGTCGGTGGCCCGGATCCTCTACGCGATGGGCCGCGACGGCATCCTGCCGCGCAAGCTGTTCGGGCACATCTCCCCGCGGTTCAGCACGCCCGTCTACGCCATCCTGGTGGTCAGTGTGGTGTCGCTGCTGGCGATCGTGATCGATCTGGCCACGCTCGCGTCGCTGATCAGTTTCGGTGCGCTGGTGGCATTCTCGGCGGTGAACCTGTCGGTGATCAAGCACTTCTTCGTCGACCTGCGGGACCGTTCGAGGGTGGCGCTGAACCTGATCGCGCCGGGTGTGGGCTTCCTGTTGACGGCGTGGCTGTGGACCAGTCTGTCGGGGATGACGCTGGTGCTCGGGTTGATCTGGCTGGCCATCGGTTTCGTGTGGCTGCTGGTGGTCACCCGCGGCTTCCGTCGGTCCACCCCGGTACTCGACCTGGCCGAGTGA